The genomic region AAATCTTGGACTGGGAGAATATGGGAAACAAATCCTGGACAATTCTATATGTGTTGGGTCCaccgaagaagccaaagttAGATTTGAGGCTGGGCGATAGGCAGATGTCTGACATGGCGGTCGTGTTGTAAACAAATCCAAGATCACTCATGCCGTACCTGTTTCTATAGTCCacagcctcttcctcctcgagaCATCGAGCTGGAGTATCTGGCGGACATGATAGGCGAGAATGAGACCAGGTTGATTGATGGGCAAAAGAGTTGAAGCGTGTGAGACTTATCTCGTCGAAAGACTTCCCATCATATAACTCTGAGTTCGTTTGAGTGAAGTCGTTGGCGAGTTGTGATTTCGCCAACGCTGCGGGCATGTTCTGCTCTTTGGCCATTTTCACTAACCTCGTCAGGTCCTCGTGCGAAAGAATAACGCGGGACTCGTCGTGGAAGTTGAAGGCCAGGTCCATATCTGGAAGGTACTTGAGAAATTTGcccatcatcctcttcgtGGCATTTTGCTGCCATTCAACGCCATTTTGGATATAAGTGATCTTGTGGTCTCGAATAGATACCCCAATCAACCCGTTGTCAAAACCCAATGCCTCTCTGGCTCGAGCCCGGATAGTCTTGGGCTTTAGTCCCCAAAATGGAGTGATCAGGTCGTGAATCGTGTCGAACTCGTCTATCAATTTGACGTCGTTATCTTTTGCAAATCGAAACCACTCGTCGAAAAGGGGTGGCGGTGGAATACCATATCGACGACGGTACTCCTGAACAGCCTCCTCAAGCGTCTTGGACTGTCGAGCCTTGATTTTTCCAAACTCCTCCTGAGCATTCCTTGTAAGATATCCTATAGGATGCATTCCTGGAGTGGGAACCTTTCTTGGTTCGGCGCTTCCTTGAACAAGATATTCATCTTGTGGCGCTGATCCtggggttgttgatggctCTAGGGGtgtttgagtttgagtttgagtttggaTTTCTCTTGTGTGTTTTGGTGATATTCTCAAGAGACTATACGCGCAGAAACAAAATAATGTAAGAGCAGTGATGGATAAGAGTTGACGCCGCTGAGAGGCGCGAAACGATAAGAGAGGGATCATGTTTATAGTTGGCTTCTGGATCAAACACAAAACTAAATCAACATGGTAAGAAGTATGTTGAAAAAATTCATCGGCTCGGTGATACGAAAGTATCTGCTAAGGAAAATCAATTACAAAGACTGGTAGCCATGAACTCACGACCGGTCATGATGTCCGTCTCAGCGCGAAGCGGCAGATTGACCTTGAGACAAAGTAGTGGATTGGTTTTGGCTGCATCATTTTCATTGGCTAACCgtccaaaaagaaaacaataGCTCAGCAGGGACGTTGCTGGCACAACGACTTATTGCATCACCATGCCAAGTAAAATTTAGACAACAGTTTCCCAGTGAAAATCAATATCGAATTATCAAACGGCGTTACAAAGGCACGTCTCTTGTTACTTATAGAATTCATATGCAATAGGTTCGATTACTGAAGCCACAGCCAGAGCAATCTTATGTGCGGATTGTACCACCCGAGATGGGTACCACGTCAGGAAGGAGCATGAACGTTTGTCTTTACTTTCACTTCATGGGGAGTCTTGAGTCTGAGCATCTCGTATAGGTTCAATTCTTGTGCTCGCGTGTGCGATAAGCGACATTGCTATTAATCGCATCGGTCAtagtcatcatcatcctgcCTCAACGCCGAGAATGCCCTGTTTTGTTTGTAAAAATCACTTTTTGATTGGTATCCCGTCCCATTTAGTAGAAGAAGCCAATGATCTTGCCAGAAACGTGCTTGCGTCGGGCCTCCTCGTGGTCCATGATGCCGGCAGAGGTGGTGAGGATGACATAGCCGAACTGACGGGCAGGGAGCAGCTTGACAACCCACTTCTCGAGCTCGGAGAGGCGGACGTTGTAGCGGGGGGAGATGACACCGGTCTTGTTGAGGCGGCCGTTGAGCTGTACAACGATCTTGCCGGATCGGTGGTCATCGACCTCCTCGAACTCTCCAATGTATCCTGATGATCGAGTCAGTAATGTTTCGAGAGACTAAACGTTAGACATCATGGGTATAAAGAATCCGAAAAACGTGTAAGATCTCCGAGTTTGAATCTATCGGCAACTTATAGGGGCTGGGTCGTGGTGCAGTATCGACCGTCGCCCTAGTTATCATGCCGAATAAGGAGATCGGGAGTTGTCGATGACTCATGGTAGTTGGATCATGGTGAAGAAGAACCACTGCCAAATGTTGTCATGTCGAATAGTCGAGGCCAACGACGAAGATACAAAAAATTAAAGGAATAAAAATTCCGAGACATACCGTGGCGCTGCATGACCTGGAGGAACTTGATAATGACCTTGGAAGAAGGTCGGATCAGGACCTGGCGCTTGCCAGCCTTCTCGGCGTTGTTGATGGCGTTGAGCGCATCGTGGAGGACGGAAGTGCGGACCATTTTGGCGGTGTTTTGAGGAGATTCTCAAGTCGGGACGGGAAATGAGGTATCTGCCATGAAATATAGTTGTTAGCCTTTCCAAGGCTCATGAGCGAGGAGAGTGCCCTCAACGATCGATCGCGAGGGTTCTGCCGCCCAgtgctgaagaggagaagcgTATCGAGGAACTGTCGCCAGCCGTGAATAAAACCCGGCCATTGTTGAAAGATCGGCTCACGTAAAACGACACCCTCGATTGCTCTCCCTTGCCACGGTGAATAGCATCATCCTTCTGGATTCGAATCGCTGCGAGCCAGTTTCGTAGTATACATACCTCGAAGATTGACTTGGTCGATTGATGAAGACTGCAAAGTAAAGGAACGCggatgagaaagaaagaaaaaaaaagaggtGTAGTGCGTGAATGAGTGGGTCCGTGCACTTGCCCTAAGGGTCTACGCACTCGGTCGTTTAGATTTCGGCAAATCAACGTGGAACTAAACGAAGACATTTCCCAGATCACGACTCTACCCCCCTTCCAACTTTTCCTTGATACACATAGAAATCTTCGAGGATCGCCCGACAAGAAAAGATTATCCAAGATGGTGAGTTTTTGATGTCTTGCCGCCTCTTGTCGTCAATTGCGCTGTTGAGGCTTGCAACTGCAACCTCAAACGGATGCTCAATTCGCGATGGTGGGGGAAGCACCAAAAATCGAAAATGTCGGCTAACATTTTCTCGTGACAGTCGGACGTAGAAGACAACACCCCCGAGGTCGccgatgttgttgaggttTCCGGCGATGCCCCCAAGGGCCAGATGTCCATTCTCGACGCTCTCAAGGGTGTCCTGAAGCTCTCTCTCATGCACGACGGTCTCGCTCGTGGTCTCCGTGAGGCTTCCAAGGCCCTCGATCGCCGACAGGCACACATGTGTGTCTTGAACGAGAACTGCGAGGAGGAGGCCTACAAGAAGCTTGTTGTCGCTCTCTGCAATGAGCACAACATCCCCTTGATCCAGATCCCCGACGGAAAGCAGCTCGGCGAGTGGGCCGGTCTCTGTACGTTTTGCCCGATGGAGTCTACTTTGGTCTGGATTGGTTTACTAACGAATACCTACAGGCGTTCTTGACCGTGAGGGTAACGCCCGCAAGGTCGTCAACTGCTCTTGCGTCGTCGTCAAGGACTGGGGTGAGGAGTCTCAGGAGCGATCTATCCTCCTCAACTACTTCCAGACCGAGCAGTAAGGGCCTTTAAACGGTGTATGATGTGAAGGGAGAGGATTAGAGGTGCGGACTTGACTTTGTTTCGAGGCCGCTCGACACGACTTTTCGCTTGTACTCTAGCCACTTCGGTTGGCATCTAAAACGGTTTAGGCCTCGTATCTCATGGCCATATTGCATTTGAGAGgaataaaaaaaaattgGGCATCAAATTAGATTCTCAACTTGTCTCTTGTGCTTCTGTTGTAATTGTCATGCAGGTTTGACGTGACTATGCTGTGCCATCTACTTCCGTCCCTCGACCTCCCATAATGTTAATCTAGGGTCAAAATTTGTCCAAGAAGCTGTAAACTTACCATAATGATATGGTATCCAAACTCCGTCTTGCACTCTACAAATTTTGGACTGGCCGTTGTGCTGGGCTCAAGAGCAAAAGCCACCTCTTCAAACTTGGGGTCCAAGCTGCCCTTGGTCTTCCATCCCAGTGAACCACCTTGCCTGGCCTTGTCTTCTGAGTACTCCCTTGCGACCTCATCGAACTTGAGGCCGTCGTTCAACTTTGCCagagcctcctccttcttggcgtgTTT from Fusarium oxysporum Fo47 chromosome III, complete sequence harbors:
- a CDS encoding glycosyl transferase family 90-domain-containing protein; translation: MIPLLSFRASQRRQLLSITALTLFCFCAYSLLRISPKHTREIQTQTQTQTPLEPSTTPGSAPQDEYLVQGSAEPRKVPTPGMHPIGYLTRNAQEEFGKIKARQSKTLEEAVQEYRRRYGIPPPPLFDEWFRFAKDNDVKLIDEFDTIHDLITPFWGLKPKTIRARAREALGFDNGLIGVSIRDHKITYIQNGVEWQQNATKRMMGKFLKYLPDMDLAFNFHDESRVILSHEDLTRLVKMAKEQNMPAALAKSQLANDFTQTNSELYDGKSFDEISLTRFNSFAHQSTWSHSRLSCPPDTPARCLEEEEAVDYRNRYGMSDLGFVYNTTAMSDICLSPSLKSNFGFFGGPNTYRIVQDLFPIFSQSKISSYSDLVYPSPWDWAGMVEYDEEMDMEWVKKESKLYWRGSTTGGYSRNGRWRHQHRQRLVQKLNARDQAHILTKQDDPSWATSEVPRGDYSEMIDVHFSHIGQCDQGDCEAQRAFFNVTEAVDQQDAWSYKYLLDMDGNAFSGRFTAFLRSRSLTFKLAVFREWHAEWLKPWAHYVPLSIQGDDWLETVRFFESEEAGREEGERIAAAGREWANQALRQVDMEAWFFRLMLEYARVIDDKREVIGYDRSSANLKLPKVES
- a CDS encoding ribosomal protein S8, with translation MVRTSVLHDALNAINNAEKAGKRQVLIRPSSKVIIKFLQVMQRHGYIGEFEEVDDHRSGKIVVQLNGRLNKTGVISPRYNVRLSELEKWVVKLLPARQFGYVILTTSAGIMDHEEARRKHVSGKIIGFFY
- a CDS encoding 50S ribosomal protein L30e-like protein, which encodes MSDVEDNTPEVADVVEVSGDAPKGQMSILDALKGVLKLSLMHDGLARGLREASKALDRRQAHMCVLNENCEEEAYKKLVVALCNEHNIPLIQIPDGKQLGEWAGLCVLDREGNARKVVNCSCVVVKDWGEESQERSILLNYFQTEQ